The DNA segment CTCTTCAGAGATTATTAACTACAACAGAAAACCATTCTCTACCTTGTTTTGCAAATTGTGTTTTGTTGTACTGTGTATTGTGGACTTTTATTCTGTTGTATTGTGTATAGTAGTGGAAAATACTTATTGTACTGTGAGATCCAGCAGGAGTCATAATTCCTTATGGTGCAAGAAAACTAATTAAGAGTGAAACACCCACATGCCTGGGAACAAGCCTGAGACCTGTTCAGAGTTCCATCTAAACACctgtacaattaaaaaaaaacatactagaaTTTAAAGGATACTAGCCATAGTTTGACAGAGTTTGGCAGAGTATCAGATTCAGCTTTGATTACTACAACAGAAATTTTAAGCACAGTGTTTGGTCTTGTAACATGGTTTTCCAATATACCTGGTTCTTGTGTTAGGATTAACACTTTGAAATTACATTGAATATATACTAATGAAAAACAGTGAAGCTTAGAAAAGACAGCTgggggggcctgggcagctcagtggtaaaagacactggctaccacccctggagttcgctagttcgaatcctagggcgtgctgagtgactccagccaggtctcctaagcaaccaaattggcccggttgcaagggagggtagagtcacatggggtaacctcctcatggtcactataatgttgttcgttctcggtggggcacatggcgagttgagcgtggatgacgtgaagcctccacacatgctatgtctccgtggcaacacgctcaacaagccaggtgataaaatgcgcgggttgacggtctcagacgcggaggcaactgggattcgtcctccaccacccggattgaggcgaatcactacacaaccacgaggacttaaaaagcacattgggaattgggcattccaaattgggagaaaaaggggggaaaaaaaatcaaaaaagaaaacagaaaagaaaagacaGCTGAACTGTGCGATATGCGAGTTAATAATTAGAGGACAGCCAGTGTGTTTTGACATCTGGTGAAGGCCTTACACCTCTCTGGAATCACCCAGTTCTCAATGAGCCATCTAAAAACTAGAGATCAACTGATATTGGTTTTTAATGACTAATACAGCACTGATTATTTTCGTTTGTGTCCAATGCTTAACTGATTTTCAATTCTTGTTTTATTCCTGCTTTAATGCACAATAACAAATTaatccaacccagtctcatgaaaattcgtacatatatTTTTAGAGTTGGCGAGTTCGTTCGTATAAATTTGaatgatttcatcacgtgcaaatgcccggatgtctaatgcggaagtaagcgcgagtctcgcacacgaggcattaaggaaatgcttattaatattatgcccttacccataccacttatctaaacctaaccgatcagtagagtgtgtaaacatgataggaagatgttttgtgtgacagaagcaagtaattgtcacacattagatggaaatgatgtccagcgatgtcattggctgtagtgaaagtcgtacgaattcatacgTGTGTAGTcgtatgatatcatacgaattagccaaatttagaaaagtcgtatgaattcttacgatttcgccatgagagtgtgtagtATTTATCACGATCCTCTGAAGGTGAATAGCCTGCTTTACAAAATGAATATTGTGCACAGTCTACAAAGAATTGATTTAAGTATTTTAAGTTGCAATGTACACTTGTTCAAAGCCCCTAAATGATGTGTTAAAGCACTTTTTTAAATTCAAACTTTAAATTAAAAAGTTATCTTTAATGGGCATATTGCTTATTATCTAAAAAGCCAACAATGTAACAAATGATACCTGATTCGGAATCGTATTTATTACTTTAAGAATCTATTCTGATACACAATGGAACTGCAATAGAAATAAAATGTAGATAGTCGTGGGAATGCTCAACAACTGTTCAGGCTTTAAATAACGACAATCATCTACTGCCTTTGCTATGTAATGGGGTTTGATTAAATAAAAGGAAAGGAGGGCAGTGAGTACGATCCACAAAGCAGACTGTTGTGTTGCCATTTAAATGGCTGATGAGATACTTTACCACTGCCAGAGGTTTCTGTGAGAAAGCAGTTCCATTGAAGTTTATGTCACACCTGTGTTTATGCGACAAACAACTCACAAGGCTAGACTTGAATTCTACAAAACAGagaacatttttgtttgaggCAAGGTATTTAATTTGGCTATAGGCTAGGTAGAAAAGTAAGGCAAACACGTTGCTCATTTAAATGGAATAATGAGTTATTGAGTCAAGAATAGAGGTGACAAAAGGTGCAagagtggaacacaaaagcatcaCTGGCGAATGACTGAGCAggtgtttgtttttcatttcctGGTTACTCTCCCCTCATGTAGCTTAGAATAAAGCTTTTAAACCAACAAGTCAAATATCATGCCATTTCTTTGTTTAGATGTGTTATTAATATAAACCAAATCCAACTTTTGATTTACAAATGAACACAACTGCAAATACATCAGAATTAGGATGCCAATAAGTGCAAAAACACTAAGTCACCTGACGGAGTAATACTGTATGTTGTTGTCCATGATCTCATCCCAGCACAGTATGTTGTGCCTTGAGTTTCCACTCCATTTAACTCCTTTCCAGGTATCCACACAAGTGTTCAACCAGTGACTGTGTGGCTTAATCGTATGCAGACTAGGTGGTCAAGACCGTTTGAAATATTTGTCATCATGTCAAAGTGATATAAAATAGGCACACTGGAatgcaatctatctatctatctatccatccatcctgaTAAGTCAGTGCACGGTGTGGGTTTAGATCATATAATATTCCAATCAAATCCATGCAAAGAGTTCGGTAAGAGCTTTGTCCACTCACCCTACAGGAGGTCTGACAGCAGCGTCTCCCAAATTCATTTATCACAAACTGAATCCTCTTTATTCCAACGCTTCACTCTCCAGTCCAGGCGGGGATATTGGGATATAATTCTAAACCATTCATGTGTATGTCACCTTTAAAGAAAGAGCAAGTAAACACTTTAGGAGAAGGAGACAAGCACTTTTCTCGCTCTTCCATTGCAGACAACACATCTGACCTTATTTATCCATGTACCTCAGTCTATGACAAGTGTTTAATGTTCATACTTTTGTTCACACAAgagaaaacaacaaataaaacccTTTTTAAAATACCTCACGCCGAAAACCGCTAAGTACTACATTCAAAACTGGTTATCGCAACTATTGACATACAAGTTGCGAGGTCTACGCAAAGGCAAAATTGTCACCGAAATATTGACATATAAAACATTCTGAACATACTTACGTGGATTCAGCTGCGGCAGAAGAGTTGTGCATGTGAATTCTCTGTTCTAATCCGTCCAGCGTCGTTCCCGCGAATGCTCGAGTACGCGCTCAACGGCAGCCCGCGCCACAAAGATTTCTTAAGTGCACGAGAACGCGCCTTAGAGAACGAACCGCGGGAAGCGCGTGACCGTGACAGTAAACGGTTACTGATACAGTACTGTCAATAAATGACTTCCACCACttcaaaaagttttattttgagAATACTACACTCTAACGTAACTGTAAATACAACAGTCATCTTTCTCTTTGAAAAGAACATGTTTATGAATTTTACCTCAATAACAGTAGGATTTTTATAATATCAATGTTTAACTGCTGATGATAATACACTGTTTTACCATGGTAACCGTTAAGCTGCTGCGACAGCATCATTCCGTTCAAATATTGCTTACTTCAGCTTCCTAGCGTTAATTATTCCTCATTGGCGACTCGCCCTAATAAGGATTTATTAGAGCTCCTTGACTCCTTtgtcaatttaaaggaatatcagAGATtatttcaaatgaatgggagaaattggaacactcaacccgaagagctctgagcgcccaacggtctatggatgtagaaaagaagtcccgcctaacagttaaaagagccaatcaccttttagatacaaaaattacctgtcaatcaactctagaacgcgcatgcgcattagcaatACAAgacgggaaaattgcgtttttttccGTAATGTGAGGTTAAGAATCACGATTTATGATTTatgtattgtcagattttacagctgatttgaaatatgttctttgatcgcaatcttgaccaactgtttttttagatattagtctttctccattcaagtagataggagctgcactggcatgactggacatagcctcccgagagcattccaaagatggccgacagtagactgacttgctagaaagactttgggaatgttccgggttcagtacaagtgaagTATTGAATATTGACAATATTACAagataatattgattaccacaaaaattaattttgatctGCCCCTCCTTGTCTTTACAAAGagccaaaatctgggttacagtgaggtacttacaatggaaaatAAAGCAAAATTACAAATGTAAGCAACAACGTAACAGAAAAGCCAATGCAGAATGAAACTAAACCATAACATAACAGAAAagccaaagcaaaacaaaattaagctttttttcTGATAAAGTTGTTCTTTTGTGActtaattgtgttgtggcttaattttgttgtgttttagcTTAATgtcattgtgttttcagcttcctctcttatttttatttttatttgtattttttatttattttttgctaattttgttgtgttgtgcacccctgaGCCACGCGTACAAAATGCCATGTTAATTTTTAAGTTAAACTAAAGTTCAACAACCTAAGACTGATTAAAAGGGCACTTTGCCCCCTTCCTCTGTCCAAGAAAGCTGTGTTTGAGGACGATGAAAACTATGTCAAACCCAGACCATGTCGTGTATAAGGAGTAGGCCTATGGGACAATGGTATACACTAGGTATGCAAGAGAAATAGAAATAAGTCTTCCATGATGCCACTTTCGACAAAGTTACAGAATAAAGTCATGAAGGTATTGTGGGTATGTGTGGAAGTGAATCTAATGGTATACACTGTGTGTTGACTGTATATGTAAGGGCAACCAAGGAAAAATTCTCtacggtgaaattaaatgaaaagtgtAACACAGATTAGCTTTTTTCTATGAACTATAAACTGTTGTACTGTATGTGAAGTGCACTAGCTGGACAGCATTATGCATCTTTGTTTGCTGACTGATGcaaaaagttggcaaatataCTTTTCATGGTCAAACAAATCCTCTTTAAGTGTCTCTTCCTACAACTACTGCCGCCACCACTTGACCAATGCCTTTCAAGAATGACTGCCATTTATGGAAAGATGTCTGTGCGTCATTGTAAGGAACCCTAAGGGGGCGTTGTAACACTTCTCATAGGTTTTACCTCAGATCCACTCGCTTAGAGCCATACAACTTGAATATTATCATAGATATTTTTAACACAGGAAATCTGTCATTTcagtgaaattatttaaatgttcagtttCAAATTTGGTTATGTAAATGGAAtcgttttaatgcatttaaaaacaaatgtgtgtctaAATTATAGAGTTGTTGGAGATgcatttgtattgtattataaatgtttgtatatatgtgttATTAAAATATTCAACACATTAATATCCCAAAGTATTCGGCAGAAAAGTGTTAATCTTGGGCCATTTAAAGGTGGAATGAATGATCAGACAGTATGCTCTTGTAAACATGGGTCTGTGCTAGTATGTTTAGAACATTTAAAAAGCCTTTATAGCggttcattattttctttttcagtgAGATGAAGTCCTGCCTCTGGGAGGTTCAGGAAATAGCACTTTCTGTGTTCTGCATAGTTTTTCACAAACAGTATCACACAAATCTCACATATTCAACTGCCATAACCAAGAGACATGACAGAGCACCCAGAGACTGATAATGATAATGGTATGTGACCAAATACTCTATGATTCAATGTAGTTATGTTACctattacaatttttaaataataataatacaaataaaaaaaactttaaaatttaaaaataaatatgatttatttcatCCAAACTGTTTTAAATCATTCATTGTTACTAAAGTAAACAatctggaaaataaaaataaatgcatgacattactatttttattataatattattatgggagccatttaaacatgaaatacttttttaTATGGACCTATACATTTAACCTCTGCACATAACTCGCAATGTAGAACACGTTTTTGACTCCAAATACCCCAGTTGTTCAAGACAAAATGTGAAGGCCACCATCATCCCGAAACTAGAGATGTCAAAAGATTAAAACACTTAATCAAGATTAATTTCATGATTATTAAAGTTAGTTATAAAAAACTATCAGTTTATGTTGTGTTGATTTAtttatatgattatatatatatatatatatatatatatatatatatatatatatatatatatatatatatggcggatttttcatcagtttttagcattttaattcagTTTGATTGATATTTTAATTCAAcctatttttatatcattttaagtcattttgccgGCGGTTGGAAGTATGCTGAGGCCCTCTAGAGGGCCCCGACACCCTGGCTGAGAACCACAAGCgtagaatattttaaatgttaaaatgacatCACGCCTGCTGTGACCAGTAGATGTCATGAAAACCCAGACTAAAAAGTCAAGTCTGTTGCTAGATTCTCTTGGCCTTTACATCTTATTTAGGCTGTTTTCCAAACGAAAGGTTTTTAGGATCAATCCAGAATGTATTATAAACAACTATCTATTCACCcaacattgtgttttgtgtttcttCCAACATTTAGGATACAACTATGAGGACTACTACAATACAGACGAAACTGTACCAGCGTGTAACAATGGCAACACAAAGGCTTTCAGTGATGTTTTTCTTCCAACCCTGTACAGCATAGTCTTCATCATCGGTTTCATCGGAAACGGCCTGGTAGTGTGGATCCTGTTCAGACACCGTCAGAAATCCAAGATGACAGATGTGTGCCTTTTCAACCTAGCCTTATCTGACCTACTCTTTCTTGTGTCACTCCCCTTTTGGGCTCAAGGAGCTATGGCTGAGTGGATCTTTGGCAAATTCATGTGTCACATCATAACAGGTCTATACATGATGGGTCTCTACAGCAGTATCTTCTTCATGGTCCTTATGACAGTGGATCGCTATGTCATCATAGTCCATGCCCACAGTATCATTTCCAGAAATCGGTCTGTAAAAATGGGATTGGTTCTGGCCTCATTGGTGTGGATACTCAGCCTGTTTGCAGCTCTCCCTAATATTATTTTTGCCCAGTTGAGGGATGAGAATAATCGAACATCATGCAGATATGATTTTCCAAGTCAAGCCTGGAAGTCATTTACTTACCTTTTACTGAACATCCTGAGTTTGATTCTCCCTCTTATTATAATGGGCTTCTGCTATGCAAGGATCATCCCAATTCTGCTCCATATAAAATCACAAAAAAGGCACAAAGTCATCAGACTCATCCTGGCTGTGGTGGGTGTTTATTTCCTTTTCTGGACACCATACAACATTGTTACGTTCCTTTCCTTCCTTCAATTTCACAACTACCTGCTGTCTTGTGAGTGGCATCAAGGTTTGAGCTTGGCCATGCAATGGGTAGAAACTATAGCCTTCAGCCACTGTTGCCTCAACCCCATCATCTATGCCTTTGTTGGAGAGAAGTTCAGAAGAGAAGTCTTTAAGGtcttaaaagagcagtttccagTGTGCTTCAGCCATTGCTCAACTTTATCACGAGAGTTATCTGAACGCAGAAGCTCAGCCTTCTCCAGATCTTCAGAATATTCCACCACACGGATTGCATAGTGCGCTGCTGGCATGATTCAAAGTGATACTGTTCATTCCTTCAGAGTAAAATTGTTATTTTCATTCTGAATCGCTTCTATTTCTCTCAATCCAAAAATGCCATTTCTACTATgtgcactgtatatatttgaatgttttcattgttttgtatttttaagtgttttgatAGCATTATTGACATACGTGAAGTCTAAGTTTGACTCTCATGATAATGCAGAAGTTGAAATTAGTGCTGTTGCCGAGGCTAAAGATTTTATTCTCTGTTTCTGTGTCCTCACATTTCAGATTTGCAAATGCTGCAGATAATGCTTTTGAGACAAATGATTTCATCAGCGATTTTAAATAAGttcactaatttatttttattaggggatttaaaacaaataaacagacaaacaaaaaaagcctttaagtttttttaagttttgaagaaatatatttAGGTTAGTCTATGTTTTAAGTTTTTCTTGTTGTTTCTTTAGTGTTTTGCTAAGTGGGTtgctttttaataataataataataaaaaatcttacTCATGACTGatttttattaattgttgtgTTAGTGCTGGTTATTCAACAAACAGTCAGTTACTGTTATGTATCAAAAAGATTCCTGCAGCTCATGTAATGTTCAAAGTAGTATTCCTTGAAATATAAAGGGAAGAAAGATGTGtaaaagtgtatgtgtgtggtttcGGTGTGGGGGATAGTGAAGGGTACACTGTCCTTCATAGAGAGGAAGTAGTTTGAAGCGTAGCTGTAAACCATGTTAGCTGCAGCAGTGTATACATGCTTATCTATGTACGGAGACACTTAGAggacagggaaggaatttattttataaaatatgggTTTCCTTCTGTCACAAAAAGCTTTACATTGCCTCACAATAATTTTTGCCTTCCCTCACAATATAAGCACAGTCACAttttacctttgcacagcaaaattccACAGACCAAAAGGCATGGGCAGATATTAAGTGCGTGTGAAACCTGAAAATTACTTGCCAAGCAGTCTCTTTTTAGGCTGCACTTTAAAGAGTGACATAATGATACTCAAAATCTTCGCCACTGCGATATCTGAacctaccttgcaaatggcactgtgtgtggcaatagtgatgcattacacataaaagcaaaaacagtaaattatatttcagcaaaattaatgtttgatgtttttgatgaacttaaAGCATAACTGAAGTTTttatcaagacacacagatatcGGGGGAaaatggacgccatgcaaggagcagacgtgtgagcaacgagctctgtgcactttgctgaatttttgattattctcatgttataatctggtgaaatttgaaacacccagttacacatttgtcctttgttgcaaaacatggcaaagaagtcaaaatcctcgggctctggagatattaaaagacacttacttgttcaggatgaaagccccgacaggcctacagaccggggactcgatttggatggcgcggcgggagaggagatccagcgtcagttgtccaacatgtcgatgatgttgacgaagattcttgctgacttggaggatctcgctgtaatacgtcgatcgatcacagcgatggaaataaaattctctgagttaggtacaagagtgtctgatgttgaaaaatgaatcgattttctggaatcttcggagagggaatcatccgcttactcagtccttgatcacagtgaagcaaaagtgtgtaagccccctagagcaacactgacgcttcacaggatgtgtaaaaatcttggtcttttttggagacttttgaacccatctggtagggactatacatttttttcatcagtccataagatttattctagaatagatttttttttttatatccaaatccctcatttcatctgttgttgattgctcaattggaaacatcttagtctcagatcacgccctggtgagtttagaggtgttgccacatatagagaaaaagaaatcatatagttggcgctttaatgtgtcccttttacaaaatcctgatttccaacaaatgttaaag comes from the Myxocyprinus asiaticus isolate MX2 ecotype Aquarium Trade chromosome 15, UBuf_Myxa_2, whole genome shotgun sequence genome and includes:
- the LOC127452717 gene encoding C-C chemokine receptor type 5-like; translation: MTEHPETDNDNGYNYEDYYNTDETVPACNNGNTKAFSDVFLPTLYSIVFIIGFIGNGLVVWILFRHRQKSKMTDVCLFNLALSDLLFLVSLPFWAQGAMAEWIFGKFMCHIITGLYMMGLYSSIFFMVLMTVDRYVIIVHAHSIISRNRSVKMGLVLASLVWILSLFAALPNIIFAQLRDENNRTSCRYDFPSQAWKSFTYLLLNILSLILPLIIMGFCYARIIPILLHIKSQKRHKVIRLILAVVGVYFLFWTPYNIVTFLSFLQFHNYLLSCEWHQGLSLAMQWVETIAFSHCCLNPIIYAFVGEKFRREVFKVLKEQFPVCFSHCSTLSRELSERRSSAFSRSSEYSTTRIA